The Platichthys flesus chromosome 5, fPlaFle2.1, whole genome shotgun sequence genome contains the following window.
AACATCTTAACAGGACCAGTGAACTATCTCAGCATTACACAGCATTTCTCTGTTGGTTTTGACAGGCCAgtaacaccagcagcagctcccatCGCGTCTGAGTTATCTGTGAGAAAATGAAACAGTAAACGTTTCTTGACACGCCAGTTGGTGCGACTTGGACACAACTTTAGTGATGAAGGCAGGGTCATAGTGTGTTTTGGGACTGAGAGCTTCAGACAGGCCATTCCAGCCGGGGGTGATCAGACTCTAAACCCTCTTGGGCTAAAGTCACCTAGACACCTTTTATGTGATGTTCTTGGTGGCTCTACCTGCCGCCCGCCTTTATGGGTTCACAGCAGGCCTTCCACGGGTACCTCCTATATGTCCCAGCTCTAGAtactcttttgtgtttgtgggccTCTTCCATCTGATATTTACAACTTGCCTGGAAGAGTTCATATATACAAAAGGAATAATATGCTCGGTACTTTACATTTCCTGAGAGTCATTctagccgttttcagacatgacctgtggaTAAAATCCAGAAAATTGGGTCCGAACTTTACTCTGACTTTGCATTTCACAGAGTTCAGTACATGCCGGAAATCGGACTCGCTGTCCAATTACTTCAGTGAAACAATCTTAATGTCAATGCCAATGTGTTACTTTGTTGACCAAGCGCATCATTGTGAGGCGATAAAGAAACGAATTGTGTATATTTGTACaacacagctgtttctttttttagcttAACTAAAATAATTTGTTCCCACATAAAACCTGGAGGCCTCTGTTCAGTTAGCACAAATGCCTCGAGTGACATTTGTAGATGGAAACTTGCAACATGTTCCCCGAACTTTTTTAGTTGAGCTCTTGCACATGCAGATTATGTTCTTCAAATCGTGTTGAGGCTGAGCGTTAGTGGTGCTTTGGGGGAGGGGTTGGGTTAACAGCTAAAAGTCTCAGCTGGAATTAGATACGCAGGAATTATGAATGCTGCTTGTACGAGAATCTTCAAGGCTCTGATGCAATGGAAGATCAACTGCTCATGTAATGCAGTAATCCCCCAACCGGTTCAAGGAGTCACTCTGTATCTGTCATTTCAATCCTCACGTCTTCTGCCGGTTGTTGCTCTAGAAAAATCATTCATGTACTGAGCCGAGGAGTATTTAGCACCGGTGGAAATTAGACCATTAACCTGCATTTTAGGGCTTATGTATCTAACTTCAGCAATTCCCAGGCTTTAAGATGTGAGGTTTTCATCATATATAATCTGTGGTTTTCACTTTACTGCAACAATATCTACAGGACTAATATTAGCAACAGGTCCGGAGAAGGACTCAAATGTAACTGGACTCTCATTAGCGCAGAATTACTGTCGGACTTAATTTAACAGATACTTAACAACTTCAGCGGTTTATTGCAAATCATGTTAAATCCACAGATAAATCTCAGCATTATGGGTAATCTGCTCCCCACAGCAATTAAGTACAGGATAAAACTGGACACACTGTGTAAATAAGCTGCAACGCTGCCGTCATTCTGGGCAGAGAAGGCCTGAGAGTCTGACAGCATGTGTATCCCTAGTTGCAATATGAGAGTGTGAACGGGTGATGTGCACAGAACCAAAGATGGATTACAGGACGGGCAAAACATGGACTTTCTCTCCTGTGGAgcagtaaatgaaaaaaaatatgtaaatacaaatgaatGCAGACACAATACCTGTGTCTGGAATGAATAAATCTGCCAACAGATGCAGGAGTGAAAGCAATGACACTTTTGAgtggtttatatataaatataactacAGGTAAAGATGCAGTTAAATGTACTTTATCAGAAAGCTACACAACTAATACTAAAGTAGAACACAGTCAAACAAAGGAAATACCTGCACACATATGAGTAGGTGTTTGTAACTGTGTGATTATAAATGCATTTATCAAAAACCAGAACTTCTCCTGATTGAAGCTCTACATGGAAGTTGGTGTGCAATCACATTTTGAATGACCATGCAGTCAAACACAGGGGTAATGttataaaatgtgtctttaatggAGAATTGTAAAACGTAAAATAACGGTTGTAGTGTGTTATAAACAGTTAATGAATGAAAGCTTGTACATGATAGGAGGAGGGGTTTTAAGGCAGAAGGATGAGAATGGCGTGtgaaggtcacacacacacacacagaagggtTTGGCCACTCACCCGTCACTTCTTCCTGAAACAAGCTATGTTCGAAACAACACTGTCTTTCCAGTAGTTGTATGCATTACTGGCGCTTATCTCACTCTTCCATGATTACAGGACTGCTTCCCATAAACTGTCTAATGAACTATTCAACTTGCAATACGACACAATGAAACCATTAAACTGAGTGAGGCTGAGGACATGAAAGAtgagaagccccccccccccccggggctcATGCCACGGAGTTTGAACAGCATCTAACAGACGTGACAATGTCCTGGCGAAAATCAATGTGAGAGCCGAACGCAGTGAAATGAAGCTGCAACACATCAAAGCTCGTCATACAAGTCTCTTCTTGTGGCAGCATGTACAGCTTCATGAATAGGCCTTCACGCCCCCGTCTCCCTGTTTCTTCCACTTTCTGTCACTCTTGCAcgctctcatctctctctctctcacacaggcacgcacaaaAACACTTCCTTGTCCTTAGTTTTCGACGTTCACTTGCCTTCCCACCAATCATTAACGTTCTGCACAAAGGGAGAAGTCTGAAGGAGGACATACACAGAACTGCCCTGTTgttgaggagagaggaggagagtaggAGCACCAGAGAAGCGCTGGAGAGAGGCATCGATTCCCCCCGAGGTCAGTTCCACTCAAGTATAACAGAGTTTTAAGACTCAACACACATTAATCAGCCTGTTCAGACCAGTGTTTCCACCTGTTCATGATCACTTCTGATGGGACTGTTCTCCCTGGTGCAGTGAAATGCCAACGAGGTGACAATGGAGTTCACAGCACTACACATACTTTGGCTGTTGCCAGTATTCACTTTGACAACTCAAGGTATGTGACACCATTTCAAACTAATTCAAACTGAATGGGGTGTAAGACAAGAATAATAGGGTGGGATATTTGTATCGATGTAACAGTGTCATTAATAATATTGGctgacataaataaaaatgtatgcagaactaaaagttatttatttaacagatttaAACAGTTTGATTTGGGTATTTGTCGACCTTTATATTCAAAAGTGCCTATTTAGtgtgtatttaatttgacttcTTTGTCGTATTGTTTCATTAttcaaagttttcttttttgttcacatatatctttaaaaacaaggaataataatgaaaaatatcaaatatgtaAAGAATAATCTTTAAACCACtcaataaaactgatttaaagcTATTTTTTTAGTGTCTCACATATAAGTGTTTTATGAGTATATTAAATGCTTGCAAGATATCAAAGGCAAAAGTCCATGGTTAAGGGAGTCCTTCTCTTTACAGCAGATAAATGAAAGTgagaacaaacagagacaaggcaattttttatattcacataatatcataaataaattcaaggtaaaactttttttaattaaactgacaTATTTTAtgcaatatttttattttttagttgaattaatatttctctctttctctgcagagcTGGTGGGACTAAGTGTGAGTCCCCAGGTTACTACAGACTGTGGCCAACAGGTTACTCTAGAGTGCAAAGTATCCCCTTCTCCTACTGGACTGTCAATCAAATATATGGGGTGGTCCCACAGCAAGACATTCTTATGTTCCGTGAACAGTGAAGGAAACATTTCATACAACAGTAGCACAGAGAGGGATTTCCACTGCGAGTTTGAAGAAGGACGGTTGTCCCTCATCTTTCACAAAGTGCAGCCACAGCAGGAGAGCGGGAACCTGCAGCGCTACAGGTGCAAACTTCACTCCAACAAGGGAGCTCTGCACGAATACACAACTGTGGAGCTAGAGGGTGAGAGTCcacatttattcttatttaatcACACAGCGTTGTATCTTTATATCTATAAAACAGCTGGAGTGAATTTATAATAAGACTGGTTTCCTCAATTGCTGTTGAATTATTTAGTTTCTTTGAAGGTGCCCCGTGGAgtttactttaaataaaaatcatgttTACAACAAGTGTTTCTTAAATCACGGAGTACCTCTAAGTAAAATGCAATAATAAAGCTCAGTGGTGGGGCTCTGATAGTAAAAAAAGTCCCATTCTATTTCTGAATAGAGATTTATattatcagccataatatttGAGCCTAGACTCGCCACAAGCTGTGATGGTGTTATGTGCTCCTTTAGAAGCATCAATTCTGTATGAGGTCAACTGTGTttccagaaaaacacatttcattagtGACGTCAAGAATTACTGCACTACCCACAGTCCTCAGGTTGAGCTGCAAtgcctctgattggttgagctTGGTGCtaccatggaaatgtttacCACATACATGAAAATCATGTTAGCTACAATGGGATCATTCAGCATTGCTACAGGTTATGATACTTTTCACCATATGAAAAACTATACAAGACAcaaaccacatttatagcaaCACTAAATTAACAACAATTTAAATTCAACATGAACTGTGCTGGAAGTCCTTTGAAAGGATAATTTGCAATGGACTATGGGATACGTAGTTGCTTCActgttaaaacatttatatacatttgtaactttgccttttttttgtattcagcTAGTTATATCATCAGGAAGACAACTTCTtctgcacacacattcattatttataacTGAACACTAATGACTTATTAGAAAAATGACACAAGATGAACATCAAGGAAAATTAATTTGTCAAGGCTAATGTATAAAGCATCAATACAATTTATCGTTCATTGATGAAGACCTTCGTTGCAACTAGCAAATCATTATAAATGGCTAGAGTTActtattaaaatgcagtttaatGTACCAGCTGATCGAGTAGATCTGAACTTTAAATAAGGTTGGCGAGTGTAATGTATTTAAGCCTACATCATATTTTAAACAAAGCTCATCGTGCACTCAGTGTgtaaaaacttaaaatataaattaaccaTAACGGTCTAATAATGGAAGTGGAGCGAACAGCAGAATATTTATCTGAAATAAAGTGCAGACTAAGTGTAACGCAGTAAAAGATGGATGTACAGTTAAGCACAGTAAAGGAATTAAATGCACTTTCCATTACTGCTCCCCTGGGATTTGTTAAGGTTAGATACATCTGTGCGACGTGGTGTAATTAATGGATTCACATGCCTGAATAAAAATATCGAGTGTCCCTAACCTTCTGTTTATCAAATGCATGTTAAAAACTCTTCTCTGGTTCTCCCCTCAGATTGTGCTCGGATGGTGCAGGGAGCTGTAACAAGCGACGGGCCCTCTTGCACCTTCGACAGCGTCCACCCAGACGGGGACGTGCACTGGTTTCAAGGGTCCCACAACCTCTCAGCCGGCTCCATAAAGCAGAACACGACTAAACGTGTAGAGAAATGGGGTTGGCTGACTATCCACAGTGACCTGGAGAGGAAAGGATCAGACGAGCCATACAACTGCTCCTTGATGAGCAGCAAATCTGGGAGATACGTGGCCAGTGCTTTAATAAAGAGCCCCCAAATCCTAAGGCTGGATACCACAA
Protein-coding sequences here:
- the LOC133953270 gene encoding uncharacterized protein LOC133953270, with the translated sequence MEFTALHILWLLPVFTLTTQELVGLSVSPQVTTDCGQQVTLECKVSPSPTGLSIKYMGWSHSKTFLCSVNSEGNISYNSSTERDFHCEFEEGRLSLIFHKVQPQQESGNLQRYRCKLHSNKGALHEYTTVELEDCARMVQGAVTSDGPSCTFDSVHPDGDVHWFQGSHNLSAGSIKQNTTKRVEKWGWLTIHSDLERKGSDEPYNCSLMSSKSGRYVASALIKSPQILRLDTTRAHSLSPPNGIGSLGPVRILLWISVLLAVALK